In the genome of Streptomyces sp. NBC_00190, one region contains:
- a CDS encoding ABC transporter ATP-binding protein: MKTTAEPLLSVRDLTMAFPGKRTATGRRGAPVRAVDGVSFDLEAGQTLGLVGESGCGKSTTGRMLVRLLEPTSGTVAFEGKDISLLSQRAMRPLRKNIQMVFQDPHSSLNPRQTVARIISDPLLVQGWSAADARRRAAELMELVGLIPEHIDRYPHEFSGGQAQRIGIARSLSTSPRLIVADEPVSALDVSVQAQIVNLMEKLRGELGLAYVFIAHDLSVVKRVSDRVAVMYLGRIVEIGDKKSLYENPQHPYTRALLSAVPLPDPAAERRRERIVLLGDPPSPAAPPPGCTFHPRCPVAQEICRTERPLLRSAASREVACHLV, from the coding sequence ATGAAGACGACTGCCGAACCCCTGCTGTCCGTACGGGACCTCACCATGGCCTTCCCCGGGAAGCGGACCGCGACCGGGCGCCGGGGGGCGCCCGTGCGCGCCGTGGACGGGGTCTCCTTCGACCTGGAGGCCGGTCAGACCCTCGGCCTGGTCGGGGAGTCGGGCTGCGGGAAGTCCACGACGGGCCGGATGCTGGTCAGGCTGCTGGAGCCCACCTCGGGCACGGTCGCCTTCGAGGGCAAGGACATCAGCCTGCTGTCCCAGCGCGCCATGCGGCCGCTGCGCAAGAACATCCAGATGGTCTTCCAGGACCCGCACTCCTCCCTCAACCCCCGCCAGACCGTGGCCCGGATCATCTCCGACCCGCTGCTGGTGCAGGGCTGGAGCGCCGCCGACGCCCGTCGGCGCGCCGCCGAGCTGATGGAACTGGTCGGCCTGATCCCCGAGCACATCGACCGCTACCCGCACGAGTTCTCCGGCGGCCAGGCCCAGCGCATCGGCATCGCCCGGTCCCTGTCCACCAGCCCCCGGCTGATCGTCGCCGACGAACCGGTCTCCGCCCTCGACGTCTCCGTACAGGCCCAGATCGTCAACCTGATGGAGAAGCTGCGCGGAGAGCTGGGCCTCGCCTACGTGTTCATCGCGCACGACCTGTCGGTGGTCAAACGGGTCAGCGACCGGGTCGCCGTCATGTACCTCGGCCGGATCGTCGAGATCGGGGACAAGAAGTCCCTCTACGAGAACCCGCAGCACCCCTACACCCGGGCGCTGCTGTCCGCCGTACCGCTGCCCGACCCGGCGGCGGAGCGGCGGCGGGAGCGGATCGTGCTGCTCGGCGACCCGCCGAGCCCGGCCGCCCCGCCCCCCGGCTGCACCTTCCACCCGCGCTGCCCCGTCGCGCAGGAGATCTGCCGCACCGAGCGACCGCTGTTGCGGTCGGCCGCCTCGCGCGAGGTGGCGTGTCATCTGGTGTAG
- a CDS encoding S9 family peptidase, producing the protein MDDFLRLSASTARFTYGAPRAFAFGDEGRLLWYLRSTGPADAFDSLWVLDTATGAETRLADPRELCPEPGELPAVERRLRERIRLVAAGIGSYALSGDGRRAVFPLYGRLYGVTADGTGRPQQIPAAGPALDPRPNSDGTRTAYVSDDALYVEPGGRVSPADGARWGVAEFAAAEELGRSRGHWWSPDGVTLLAARVDESALQRRYFADPGRPELPAEDFAYPEAGGPNADVQLWVLGPDGDRTRLDWDAEAYPYVSDAGWESAGEILLTVQDRLQRSVLLLSADPATGRTRELSRTTHPQWVDPLVPGTPARLPDGRMLTAADTPPATAGGTPSGGAARALAVDGELLTGDGVQVRGVAGLHEGRLLIEAGLRDPAEQQVLLLDPATGELTPVADGPGVHSVTASAGTLLLTSADAEGIRRTVRTPDGREFTPADLSRPLPYRVVPVLERVTEHGVPTALVLPRDHVPGRRLPVLVDAYGGPGYQDISAEPRRWQAKQWWADQGFAVVTVDNRGTPYVSPAFTHAMYRGFSEVTLEDQVAALQALGARHGDLDLGRVGVRGWSYGGYLSALAVLRRPDVFHAASAGAAPTDFRHYDTAYTERYLGLPQERPQSDDVYERDSLIPDAPKLTRPLLLTTGLADDNVHPSHTLRLSQALTDAGRPHQLLALPGVTHMTPGGTKEKVMALELEFFRRELG; encoded by the coding sequence GGCGCCTCCTCTGGTACCTCCGCTCGACCGGTCCCGCCGACGCATTCGACAGCCTCTGGGTCCTCGACACGGCCACCGGCGCCGAGACCCGGCTTGCCGATCCCCGCGAACTGTGCCCCGAGCCGGGCGAGCTCCCGGCCGTGGAGCGCCGGCTGCGCGAGCGGATCCGCCTCGTCGCCGCCGGGATCGGTTCGTACGCGCTCTCCGGCGACGGCAGGCGCGCCGTCTTCCCGCTCTACGGGCGGCTCTACGGGGTCACCGCGGACGGGACCGGACGGCCTCAGCAGATACCTGCCGCCGGACCCGCCCTGGACCCCCGCCCCAACTCCGACGGCACCCGCACCGCGTACGTCAGCGACGACGCCCTGTACGTCGAACCCGGCGGCCGGGTCAGCCCGGCCGACGGGGCCCGCTGGGGCGTCGCCGAGTTCGCCGCCGCCGAGGAGCTCGGCCGCTCCCGGGGCCACTGGTGGTCACCCGACGGGGTCACCCTGCTCGCCGCCCGCGTCGACGAGTCCGCCCTCCAGCGCCGGTATTTCGCCGACCCCGGCCGCCCCGAGCTCCCGGCGGAGGACTTCGCGTACCCCGAGGCGGGCGGGCCCAACGCCGACGTCCAGCTCTGGGTGCTCGGCCCGGACGGGGACCGGACACGGCTCGACTGGGACGCGGAGGCCTACCCGTACGTCTCCGACGCGGGATGGGAATCGGCCGGCGAGATCCTGCTGACCGTCCAGGACCGGCTCCAGCGGTCCGTGCTGCTGCTCTCCGCCGACCCGGCCACCGGCCGTACCCGGGAGCTGTCCCGCACCACGCACCCGCAGTGGGTGGACCCGCTGGTCCCGGGCACCCCGGCGCGCCTGCCCGACGGCCGGATGCTGACCGCCGCCGACACTCCCCCAGCTACCGCTGGGGGTACCCCCAGCGGCGGGGCCGCCCGGGCACTCGCGGTGGACGGCGAGCTGCTCACCGGCGACGGGGTCCAGGTCCGCGGCGTGGCCGGGCTCCACGAGGGCCGGCTGCTGATCGAGGCCGGGCTGCGCGACCCCGCCGAGCAGCAGGTGCTGCTGCTGGACCCGGCGACCGGGGAGCTGACCCCGGTCGCCGACGGGCCCGGGGTGCACAGCGTGACCGCCTCGGCCGGGACCCTGCTGCTGACCTCGGCCGACGCCGAGGGGATCCGCCGCACCGTACGCACCCCCGACGGGCGGGAGTTCACCCCCGCCGACCTGTCCCGGCCGCTGCCGTACCGGGTGGTCCCGGTCTTGGAGCGGGTCACCGAGCACGGCGTCCCGACCGCCCTCGTCCTCCCCCGCGACCACGTCCCCGGCCGGCGGCTGCCGGTCCTGGTCGACGCGTACGGCGGCCCCGGCTACCAGGACATCAGCGCCGAGCCCCGCCGCTGGCAGGCCAAGCAGTGGTGGGCCGACCAGGGCTTCGCGGTGGTCACCGTCGACAACCGCGGGACCCCGTACGTCTCGCCCGCCTTCACGCACGCCATGTACCGCGGCTTCTCCGAGGTCACCCTGGAGGACCAGGTCGCGGCGCTCCAGGCGCTCGGCGCCCGCCACGGCGACCTCGACCTCGGCCGGGTCGGCGTACGTGGCTGGTCCTACGGCGGCTACCTGTCGGCGCTCGCGGTGCTGCGCCGCCCGGACGTCTTCCACGCGGCGTCCGCCGGGGCCGCGCCGACCGACTTCCGGCACTACGACACCGCGTACACCGAGCGGTACCTGGGCCTCCCGCAGGAGCGGCCCCAGTCCGACGACGTGTACGAGCGGGACTCCCTGATCCCCGACGCCCCGAAGCTGACCCGGCCGCTGCTGCTGACCACCGGCCTGGCCGACGACAACGTCCACCCCTCCCACACCCTGCGCCTGTCCCAGGCCCTGACGGACGCGGGCCGCCCGCACCAGCTGCTCGCCCTCCCCGGTGTCACGCACATGACCCCGGGCGGCACGAAGGAGAAGGTCATGGCCCTGGAGCTGGAGTTCTTCCGCAGGGAACTGGGCTGA